One window from the genome of Streptococcus parasanguinis encodes:
- a CDS encoding LysR family transcriptional regulator, whose product MNIQQLRYVVAIANSGTFREAAEKMYVSQPSLSISVRDLEKELGFKIFRRTSSGTFLTRRGMEFYEKAQDVVKGFDIFQNQYASPEEEKKEFSISSQHYDFLPPLMTEFSIRYPENKNFRIFESTTVQILDEVAQGHSELGIIYLNRQNTKGIMQRVDKLGLEVVDLIPFQTHIYLRKGHPLAKKKKLVMEDLAQLPTVRFTQEKDEYLYYSENFVDTSSSSQMFNVTDRATLNGILERTDAYATGSGFLDSQSVNGITVIPLEDNLDNKMVYVKREEMDLSPVAEKFVEVMVEYFDQKR is encoded by the coding sequence ATGAATATACAACAATTACGATATGTAGTGGCGATTGCCAATAGTGGTACTTTTCGTGAGGCTGCTGAAAAAATGTATGTGAGTCAGCCGAGCTTGTCCATCTCTGTCAGAGATCTGGAAAAAGAATTGGGCTTTAAGATTTTTCGTCGGACCAGTTCTGGGACTTTTTTGACCCGTAGGGGAATGGAATTTTATGAAAAAGCGCAGGATGTGGTCAAAGGGTTTGATATTTTTCAAAATCAATATGCCAGTCCTGAAGAAGAGAAGAAAGAATTCTCTATTTCTAGTCAACACTATGACTTCTTGCCACCTTTGATGACGGAATTTTCGATCCGCTATCCGGAAAATAAAAACTTCCGCATCTTTGAGTCAACGACGGTTCAAATTTTGGATGAAGTGGCTCAAGGGCATAGTGAGTTGGGGATTATTTATCTCAACCGTCAAAATACCAAGGGGATTATGCAACGGGTCGATAAATTAGGGCTTGAAGTGGTGGATTTGATTCCTTTTCAGACTCATATTTACCTTCGCAAGGGACACCCTCTGGCTAAGAAGAAAAAACTGGTCATGGAAGATCTAGCTCAGTTGCCAACTGTTCGCTTTACGCAAGAAAAAGATGAGTACCTCTATTATTCAGAGAATTTTGTCGATACCAGTTCGAGCTCCCAAATGTTCAATGTAACCGACCGGGCTACCTTGAATGGGATCTTGGAGCGGACAGATGCTTATGCGACAGGATCAGGCTTTTTAGATAGCCAGTCAGTGAATGGCATTACCGTGATTCCTTTAGAAGACAACTTGGACAATAAAATGGTCTATGTCAAACGAGAAGAGATGGATCTCTCCCCTGTAGCAGAGAAGTTTGTCGAGGTTATGGTAGAATATTTTGATCAAAAGAGGTAA
- the lspA gene encoding signal peptidase II produces MKRKTMVPVAIVLLVLLDQLVKWYVVKNIPLGVVKSFIPHVVSLTYLQNTGAAFSLLENQQWFFTLITLVVMVGAFYYLYKHLKGSLWMVTGLTLVIAGGLGNFIDRLRQGFVVDMFHLDFMNFAIFNVADSYLTVGVFLLLILMLKEETHGN; encoded by the coding sequence ATGAAGAGAAAAACAATGGTTCCAGTAGCAATCGTGCTATTGGTCCTACTGGATCAGTTGGTCAAATGGTATGTAGTTAAGAACATTCCACTGGGTGTCGTTAAGTCTTTTATTCCCCATGTGGTCAGCCTGACCTATCTTCAAAACACAGGTGCAGCTTTTTCACTTCTTGAAAATCAGCAATGGTTCTTTACCCTCATCACTCTAGTCGTGATGGTGGGGGCCTTTTACTATCTTTATAAGCACCTCAAGGGGTCGCTTTGGATGGTGACGGGCTTGACCTTGGTTATTGCAGGTGGGTTGGGGAATTTTATCGATCGTCTGCGTCAGGGATTTGTGGTCGATATGTTCCACCTGGATTTTATGAATTTTGCCATTTTTAATGTAGCAGATAGTTATTTGACAGTGGGAGTTTTCTTGCTCCTGATCCTGATGTTGAAAGAGGAAACGCATGGAAATTAA
- a CDS encoding glutamate-5-semialdehyde dehydrogenase: protein METTQEQLSLARSAKKSINTASTALKNQALEAMASQLLKATEAILAANQIDMEVARGKISDVMLDRLFLDQERIAGMAQGIRALIDLPDPIGEVLDTEVLENGLEIQKVRVAMGVIGIIYESRPNVTSDAAALAIKSGNAVVLRTGKDAFHSAQAIVTALKAGLEEAGLNPDLLQLIQDTSRASSLAMMKAKGYLDLLIPRGGAGLIQAVVENAIVPVIETGTGIVHVYVDKEADFQKALAIIENAKTSRPSVCNAMEVLLVDRAIASDFLPLVKERLVDDRERSVELRLDEQAQAIISGTAAQEQDFDTEFLDYILAVKVVDGVEEAVDHIEAHSTHHSDAIVTENPETAACFTKQVDSAAVYVNASTRFTDGGQFGLGCEMGISTQKLHARGPMGLREMTSYKYIVSGNGQVR from the coding sequence ATGGAAACAACACAAGAACAATTAAGCTTAGCGAGATCAGCTAAGAAAAGTATCAATACAGCCAGTACAGCTCTTAAAAATCAGGCCTTGGAGGCCATGGCCAGCCAGCTTCTGAAAGCGACGGAAGCTATTTTAGCAGCCAATCAAATCGATATGGAAGTAGCACGTGGGAAGATCTCTGACGTCATGCTAGATCGCCTATTTCTTGATCAAGAGCGGATTGCCGGTATGGCACAAGGAATTCGTGCTTTAATAGACCTGCCAGATCCGATTGGGGAAGTGCTGGATACTGAAGTCTTAGAAAATGGCCTTGAAATCCAGAAAGTTCGAGTCGCCATGGGTGTTATTGGCATCATTTATGAAAGCCGTCCAAATGTAACGTCTGATGCTGCAGCGCTTGCCATCAAGAGTGGAAATGCAGTAGTCCTTCGTACTGGAAAGGATGCCTTTCATTCTGCCCAAGCGATCGTGACAGCCCTCAAGGCTGGATTGGAAGAAGCTGGACTGAATCCAGATCTTCTCCAACTGATCCAAGATACGAGTCGAGCTTCTAGCCTTGCTATGATGAAGGCTAAGGGCTATCTAGATTTGCTCATTCCACGTGGTGGTGCTGGATTGATCCAAGCGGTGGTTGAAAATGCCATTGTCCCTGTGATCGAGACAGGAACTGGGATCGTCCATGTCTATGTGGACAAGGAAGCTGACTTCCAGAAAGCCCTCGCCATTATTGAAAATGCTAAGACCAGCCGCCCATCCGTCTGCAATGCCATGGAGGTCTTGTTGGTGGATCGAGCGATCGCGTCTGATTTCTTGCCTTTGGTCAAAGAGCGTTTAGTGGATGATCGGGAAAGATCCGTTGAGTTGCGCCTAGATGAGCAAGCTCAGGCAATCATTTCTGGGACAGCAGCACAGGAACAGGATTTTGATACCGAATTTTTAGATTATATTTTAGCAGTCAAGGTTGTTGACGGAGTGGAGGAAGCGGTGGACCACATTGAAGCTCATAGCACCCATCATTCGGATGCCATTGTGACTGAAAATCCTGAGACAGCCGCTTGTTTCACCAAGCAAGTAGATTCAGCAGCGGTTTATGTCAATGCTTCTACACGCTTTACAGATGGGGGTCAATTTGGCCTAGGTTGTGAAATGGGGATCTCGACCCAAAAACTCCATGCGCGTGGACCAATGGGACTACGGGAAATGACCAGTTACAAATATATCGTCAGTGGAAATGGTCAAGTGAGGTAA
- the hemW gene encoding radical SAM family heme chaperone HemW: MHTKPTSAYVHIPFCTQICFYCDFSKVFIKNQPVDAYLDHLIQEFRREEITNLRTLYIGGGTPTALTADQLAYLLKELTKSLDLSQMEELTIEANPGDLDPDKIAVLKDSPVNRVSLGVQTFDNRLLKKIGRSHQEQDIYDNIDRLKLAGFDNISIDLIYALPTQTMEQVQENVAKALALDIPHMSLYSLILENHTVFMNRMRRGKLPLPKEEMEAEMFEYIIQEMERAGFEHYEISNFSKPGFESRHNLMYWDNAEYYGLGAGASGYVDGIRYKNHGPIRHYMQAVEEGNARVQEEHLTQTEMMEEEMFLGLRKKTGVSKKRFEEKFGVNFDQQYGSVVEKLIQQGLLVPDKDIVRMTKKGLFLGDTVAEKFILE, from the coding sequence ATGCATACAAAACCAACGTCCGCTTATGTCCACATCCCATTTTGTACCCAGATTTGTTTTTATTGTGATTTTTCGAAGGTCTTTATCAAGAACCAACCGGTCGATGCTTATCTAGATCATTTGATCCAAGAATTTCGTCGGGAAGAAATCACAAATTTACGGACTCTCTATATCGGGGGTGGGACACCGACAGCCTTAACTGCGGATCAGCTAGCCTATCTGCTCAAGGAGCTGACTAAGTCGCTTGATCTGTCTCAGATGGAAGAGCTGACTATCGAGGCCAATCCTGGTGATTTGGATCCGGATAAGATTGCTGTCTTGAAGGATTCGCCGGTTAATCGGGTTTCATTGGGCGTACAGACCTTTGATAATCGCTTGCTCAAAAAGATTGGTCGGAGCCATCAGGAGCAGGATATCTATGACAATATCGATCGTCTGAAGCTGGCTGGTTTTGACAATATTTCGATCGACCTCATCTATGCGCTTCCGACGCAAACCATGGAGCAGGTCCAGGAAAATGTCGCTAAGGCTCTTGCCCTTGATATTCCCCATATGAGTCTCTATAGCTTGATTCTGGAGAATCACACGGTCTTTATGAATCGCATGAGACGGGGCAAGCTTCCTCTACCTAAAGAGGAGATGGAAGCGGAGATGTTTGAATACATTATTCAGGAGATGGAGCGTGCGGGCTTTGAGCATTACGAAATTTCTAATTTCTCCAAGCCTGGTTTTGAAAGTCGGCACAATCTCATGTATTGGGACAATGCCGAGTATTATGGTTTGGGAGCTGGAGCATCCGGCTATGTCGATGGGATTCGCTACAAGAATCATGGCCCCATTCGTCACTATATGCAGGCTGTCGAAGAGGGAAATGCGCGTGTCCAAGAAGAGCATCTGACTCAGACAGAAATGATGGAGGAAGAGATGTTTCTAGGACTACGTAAGAAAACAGGCGTTTCCAAGAAGCGTTTTGAAGAAAAGTTTGGTGTGAATTTTGACCAACAATATGGATCAGTGGTTGAGAAATTGATCCAGCAGGGCCTTTTGGTACCTGACAAGGACATTGTACGAATGACCAAGAAAGGTCTCTTTTTAGGAGACACTGTAGCAGAGAAGTTTATTTTGGAGTAG
- a CDS encoding acyl-ACP thioesterase domain-containing protein has protein sequence MAKTFEYSMKIPFDMSDVNGFIKIPQLILLSLQVSGMQSIELGMSDMYILENYNLVWIITDYNMKIERLPVFDEKITIETYAKSHNRLFCYRAFNIKDEAGNTIIEMVATFVLMDRDTRKVHPVMSEITDAFDSEFSKTMLRGPRFKELEGGVEQEYRVRFYDLDMNGHVNNSKYLDWVFEVMGADFLTHHVPKKVHLKYVKEVLAGGLITSQYEQEGLKTQHQITSDGQINAQAEIEWEEVEEKGWTYGK, from the coding sequence ATGGCAAAAACATTTGAATACAGCATGAAAATTCCGTTTGATATGAGCGATGTCAATGGATTTATAAAAATTCCGCAATTGATCTTGCTGTCTTTGCAGGTATCAGGCATGCAATCGATTGAGCTGGGCATGAGTGATATGTACATTCTAGAGAATTACAATCTAGTCTGGATTATCACGGATTACAATATGAAGATCGAGCGTCTCCCTGTTTTTGATGAGAAAATCACTATTGAAACCTATGCCAAGAGTCACAATCGACTTTTCTGCTACCGGGCCTTTAATATCAAGGATGAAGCAGGAAATACTATCATTGAGATGGTCGCGACCTTTGTCTTGATGGATCGTGATACACGCAAGGTTCATCCTGTTATGAGTGAAATCACGGATGCCTTTGACTCTGAATTTTCAAAAACCATGCTCCGCGGTCCCCGTTTCAAAGAATTAGAAGGTGGCGTGGAACAAGAATACCGAGTTCGGTTTTACGACTTGGATATGAACGGACATGTCAACAATAGCAAGTACTTGGACTGGGTTTTTGAGGTGATGGGAGCAGACTTCTTGACCCATCATGTCCCTAAAAAAGTTCATCTAAAATATGTCAAAGAAGTGCTAGCAGGAGGTCTCATCACCTCTCAATATGAACAAGAGGGCTTGAAGACCCAGCACCAAATTACTTCAGATGGTCAGATCAATGCCCAAGCTGAAATTGAGTGGGAAGAAGTAGAAGAAAAGGGTTGGACTTATGGAAAGTAG
- a CDS encoding lactose-specific PTS transporter subunit EIIC, which produces MNKLIELIEKGKPFFEKISRNKYLRAIRDGFIAGMPVILFSSIFILIAYVPNAWGFHWSKDIETFLMTPYSYSMGILAFFVGGTTAKALTDSMNRDLPATNQINFISTMLASMVGFLLMAAEPAKDGGFLTAFMGTKGLLTAFIAAFVTVNVYKVCVKNNVTIRMPDEVPPNISQVFKDLIPFTVSVVLLYGLELIVKGGLGVTVAESIGTLLAPLFSAADGYVGITIIFGAFAFFWFIGIHGPSIVEPAIAAITYANAEVNLNLIQQGMHADKILTSGTQMFIVTMGGTGATLVVPFMFMWLTKSKRNRAIGRASVVPTFFGVNEPILFGAPLVLNPIFFIPFIFAPIANVWIFKFFVDTLGMNSFTSNLPWTTPGPLGIVLGTNFQVLSFILAALLVVVDVIIYYPFVKVYDEQILEEERSGKSNDSLKEKVAANFNTAKADAILEKAGVEGEPVQNNITKETNVLVLCAGGGTSGLLANALNKAAAEYNVPVKAAAGGYGAHREMLPEFDLVILAPQVASNYEDMKAETDKLGIKLAKTEGAQYIKLTRDGKGALAFVQEQFQ; this is translated from the coding sequence ATGAATAAACTGATTGAACTGATTGAAAAAGGGAAACCATTCTTTGAAAAGATTTCTCGAAACAAATATTTGCGAGCGATTCGGGATGGCTTTATTGCAGGGATGCCTGTTATCCTTTTCTCATCTATTTTCATCCTAATTGCGTATGTACCAAACGCTTGGGGATTCCATTGGTCTAAAGATATTGAAACTTTCTTGATGACTCCATATAGCTATTCTATGGGCATCTTGGCCTTCTTCGTTGGTGGGACAACGGCTAAGGCTTTGACTGATTCAATGAACCGTGACCTCCCAGCAACCAACCAAATCAACTTCATTTCTACAATGTTGGCTTCTATGGTTGGCTTCTTGCTCATGGCTGCTGAACCTGCTAAAGATGGCGGATTCTTAACAGCATTCATGGGGACTAAAGGGTTGCTAACAGCCTTTATTGCAGCCTTTGTTACCGTTAATGTTTACAAGGTCTGCGTGAAAAACAATGTGACGATTCGCATGCCAGACGAAGTTCCACCAAATATCTCTCAAGTATTTAAAGACTTGATTCCATTCACTGTATCAGTGGTTCTCCTTTATGGACTTGAATTGATTGTTAAGGGCGGTCTCGGTGTAACAGTAGCTGAATCTATCGGTACGCTTCTTGCTCCTCTCTTCTCAGCAGCAGATGGTTATGTTGGAATTACGATCATTTTCGGTGCTTTTGCATTCTTCTGGTTTATTGGTATTCACGGCCCATCTATCGTTGAGCCTGCGATTGCAGCGATCACTTATGCAAATGCCGAAGTAAACTTGAACTTGATTCAACAAGGAATGCACGCTGATAAGATCCTTACTTCAGGTACTCAAATGTTTATCGTTACTATGGGTGGTACTGGTGCGACTCTTGTCGTTCCATTCATGTTCATGTGGTTAACGAAATCAAAACGTAACCGTGCAATTGGACGTGCATCTGTAGTTCCAACATTCTTTGGTGTTAACGAACCAATCTTGTTCGGTGCTCCATTGGTATTGAACCCAATCTTCTTCATTCCATTTATCTTTGCTCCAATTGCAAACGTATGGATCTTCAAATTCTTTGTTGATACCTTGGGAATGAACTCATTTACTTCTAACCTACCATGGACAACTCCTGGACCTCTGGGTATTGTTCTTGGTACGAACTTCCAAGTACTTTCATTCATCCTTGCTGCACTTCTTGTTGTAGTAGACGTGATCATTTACTACCCATTCGTTAAAGTTTACGATGAACAAATTCTTGAAGAAGAACGTTCAGGTAAATCAAACGATAGCTTGAAAGAAAAAGTTGCTGCAAACTTTAACACTGCAAAAGCAGATGCTATTCTTGAAAAAGCTGGTGTTGAAGGTGAACCAGTTCAAAACAATATCACAAAAGAAACAAACGTATTGGTTCTTTGTGCCGGTGGTGGAACTAGTGGACTTCTTGCCAATGCTTTGAATAAAGCTGCTGCAGAATACAATGTTCCTGTGAAGGCTGCTGCTGGTGGTTACGGTGCTCACCGTGAAATGTTGCCAGAATTTGACCTTGTTATCCTTGCTCCTCAAGTAGCTTCAAACTATGAAGATATGAAGGCTGAAACAGATAAACTTGGAATCAAATTGGCTAAGACTGAAGGAGCTCAATACATCAAGTTGACTCGTGATGGTAAAGGCGCTCTTGCATTCGTTCAAGAACAATTTCAATAA
- a CDS encoding RluA family pseudouridine synthase, translated as MEIKIEVAGARLDKALADLTPLSRAVANEQIKEGKVLVNGTVKKAKYTVKEGDIIQYEVPEVEEVSYEAEDLPLDIVYEDQDVVVVNKPQGMVVHPSAGHTSGTLVNALLYHVKDLSGINGELRPGIVHRIDKDTSGLLMIAKNDQAHVALAEELKDKKSLRKYWAIVHGNLPNDRGMIEAPIGRSEKDRKKQAVTAKGKPAVTRFQVLERFGNYTLVELQLETGRTHQIRVHMAYIGHPVAGDPAYGPKKTLKGQGQFLHARTLGFTHPRTGETLEFTAEVPAIFEKTLEDLRKG; from the coding sequence ATGGAAATTAAAATCGAAGTAGCCGGTGCGCGACTGGATAAGGCTTTGGCGGATTTGACTCCCTTGTCACGAGCTGTAGCCAATGAGCAGATCAAAGAAGGAAAAGTTCTGGTCAATGGAACTGTGAAAAAAGCTAAGTACACGGTCAAAGAAGGAGACATCATCCAGTATGAAGTCCCAGAAGTGGAAGAGGTCAGCTATGAAGCAGAAGATCTGCCCTTAGACATCGTCTATGAGGACCAGGATGTCGTCGTCGTCAATAAACCCCAAGGCATGGTTGTTCACCCCAGTGCGGGCCACACCAGTGGAACCTTGGTCAATGCCCTTTTATACCATGTCAAAGACCTTTCAGGGATCAATGGGGAATTGCGTCCAGGAATCGTCCATCGAATTGACAAAGACACGTCAGGCCTCTTGATGATCGCAAAAAATGACCAAGCCCACGTCGCCTTAGCAGAGGAACTCAAAGACAAAAAATCTCTCCGGAAGTATTGGGCCATTGTCCATGGCAATCTTCCTAACGATCGGGGCATGATCGAAGCACCAATTGGTCGCAGTGAAAAGGACCGGAAAAAACAAGCAGTGACGGCGAAAGGAAAACCTGCAGTGACCCGTTTTCAAGTTTTGGAACGCTTTGGGAATTACACCTTGGTAGAGTTGCAACTGGAGACTGGTCGGACCCACCAAATTCGGGTGCACATGGCCTATATTGGCCATCCCGTGGCTGGAGATCCTGCTTATGGTCCTAAGAAGACACTTAAAGGACAAGGACAGTTTCTGCATGCACGGACACTTGGCTTTACCCATCCCCGTACAGGCGAGACCTTGGAATTTACAGCAGAAGTACCAGCGATCTTTGAGAAAACGCTGGAAGACCTTCGAAAAGGATAA
- the proC gene encoding pyrroline-5-carboxylate reductase, whose amino-acid sequence MKVAFIGLGNMGASLAKAVAKEVDAQDLLLVNRSPQKVQEFISQYGGTASDLGQVFQEAEVIFLGVKPYQICPLLEEYQGILAQRSNLLLVSMAAGLELEKMADVIQNDQLGLIRIMPNTPVAIGQGVISLARSQAVTDQQVAQVNQLLSGAGALYEIEEKLMDPATAVAGCGPAFVYQMIEAMADAGVSLGLSREQALKMAAETFHGASQMVLETGEHPARLRDAVCSPGGSTIAGVNRLEQVGLRGDIIAGVEAAYKRTQELGQETKE is encoded by the coding sequence ATGAAAGTTGCATTTATCGGTCTTGGAAACATGGGGGCTAGTTTAGCCAAAGCAGTCGCAAAAGAAGTGGACGCGCAAGACCTGCTCTTGGTCAATCGTTCTCCTCAAAAGGTGCAAGAGTTTATCAGCCAGTATGGGGGAACGGCGTCTGATCTTGGACAAGTCTTTCAAGAAGCTGAAGTAATCTTTTTAGGGGTCAAACCCTATCAGATCTGCCCTCTTTTAGAAGAGTACCAGGGCATCTTGGCCCAACGCTCTAATCTCTTACTGGTTTCCATGGCTGCAGGTTTGGAACTAGAAAAGATGGCTGACGTGATCCAGAACGACCAGCTAGGACTCATTCGCATCATGCCCAATACGCCTGTGGCCATTGGTCAAGGAGTCATCAGTCTGGCCCGCTCCCAAGCAGTGACAGACCAGCAAGTAGCTCAAGTCAACCAGCTCTTATCAGGAGCAGGGGCCCTCTACGAAATTGAAGAAAAATTGATGGATCCTGCAACGGCTGTCGCAGGCTGTGGACCAGCCTTTGTCTATCAGATGATTGAAGCCATGGCAGATGCAGGAGTAAGCTTGGGACTTTCACGAGAGCAAGCCTTGAAGATGGCTGCCGAGACCTTCCACGGCGCTAGTCAAATGGTCCTAGAGACAGGCGAACATCCAGCCCGCTTGCGAGATGCAGTTTGTAGCCCAGGTGGCTCTACCATCGCAGGAGTCAATCGCCTGGAACAAGTCGGCTTACGGGGCGACATTATTGCAGGAGTGGAAGCAGCCTATAAACGCACTCAAGAATTAGGACAAGAGACGAAAGAATGA
- the lacG gene encoding 6-phospho-beta-galactosidase: protein MSKTLPKDFIFGGATAAYQAEGATHTDGKGPVAWDKYLADNYWYTAEPASDFYHKYPVDLQLAEEYGVNGIRISIAWSRIFPTGYGEVNPKGVEFYHKLFAECHKRHVEPFVTLHHFDTPEVLHSNGDFLNRENIEHFVDYAAFCFEEFPEVNYWTTFNEIGPIGDGQYLVGKFPPGIQYDLAKVFQSHHNMMVSHARAVKLYKDKGYKGEIGVVHALPTKYPLDPKNPADVRAAELEDIIHNKFILDATYLGHYSDATMEGVNHILSVNGGSLDLRDEDFAALEAAKDLNDFLGINYYMSDWMEAFDGETEIIHNGKGEKGSSKYQIKGVGRRVAPDYVPRTDWDWIIYPKGLYDQIMRVKKDYPNYKKIYITENGLGYKDEFVDNTVYDDGRIDYVKQHLEVLSDAIADGANVKGYFIWSLMDVFSWSNGYEKRYGLFYVDFETQERYPKKSAHWYKKVAESQVIE, encoded by the coding sequence ATGTCAAAAACATTACCTAAAGATTTTATTTTCGGTGGCGCAACAGCAGCTTACCAGGCAGAAGGTGCGACTCATACTGACGGAAAAGGACCAGTTGCATGGGATAAATATTTAGCAGACAACTATTGGTATACTGCTGAACCAGCGAGTGATTTCTACCATAAATATCCAGTAGACTTACAGTTGGCGGAAGAATATGGCGTAAACGGAATTCGTATTTCTATTGCTTGGTCACGTATTTTCCCAACTGGTTATGGTGAAGTCAATCCAAAAGGGGTAGAATTCTATCATAAGTTATTTGCAGAATGCCATAAACGTCATGTAGAACCATTCGTAACTCTCCATCACTTTGATACACCTGAGGTCCTTCATTCAAATGGAGATTTCTTGAATCGTGAAAATATCGAACACTTTGTAGACTATGCTGCTTTCTGTTTTGAAGAATTCCCAGAAGTCAACTACTGGACAACCTTCAATGAAATTGGCCCAATCGGTGATGGTCAATACTTAGTCGGTAAATTCCCACCAGGTATTCAATATGACCTTGCCAAAGTCTTCCAATCTCACCACAATATGATGGTTTCTCATGCACGTGCTGTGAAATTGTACAAAGACAAAGGCTACAAAGGTGAAATCGGGGTTGTTCACGCCCTTCCAACTAAGTATCCATTGGATCCTAAAAATCCTGCAGACGTACGTGCGGCTGAGTTGGAAGATATCATCCACAACAAATTTATCTTGGATGCGACTTACCTCGGACATTATTCAGATGCAACCATGGAAGGGGTAAACCACATTTTGTCTGTTAATGGTGGTAGTCTGGATCTTCGTGACGAAGACTTTGCAGCGCTTGAAGCAGCTAAAGATTTGAACGACTTCCTTGGAATTAACTATTACATGAGTGACTGGATGGAAGCCTTTGATGGTGAAACTGAAATCATCCACAATGGTAAAGGGGAGAAAGGAAGCTCTAAATACCAAATCAAAGGTGTTGGACGTCGTGTAGCTCCTGACTATGTACCTCGTACTGACTGGGACTGGATCATTTACCCTAAAGGTTTGTATGATCAAATCATGCGTGTCAAGAAAGATTATCCAAACTACAAGAAGATCTACATCACTGAAAACGGACTTGGATACAAAGATGAATTTGTGGACAATACGGTTTACGATGATGGCCGGATTGATTATGTGAAACAACATTTGGAAGTCTTGTCGGATGCGATTGCCGATGGTGCAAACGTCAAGGGCTACTTCATTTGGTCCCTGATGGATGTCTTCTCATGGTCAAATGGTTATGAAAAACGTTACGGACTCTTCTATGTTGACTTTGAAACCCAAGAGCGCTATCCGAAGAAATCAGCTCATTGGTACAAGAAAGTAGCAGAAAGTCAAGTGATTGAATAA
- the proB gene encoding glutamate 5-kinase, whose translation MKAKRIVFKVGTSSLTNPDGSLSRQKVKVITQQLALLHESGHELILVSSGAVAAGFGALGFKKRPTKVADKQASAAVGQGLLMEEYTANLLLRNIVSAQILLTQDDFADQRRYKNAHQALSVLLNRGAIPIINENDTVSIAELKVGDNDTLSAQVAAMVQADLLVLLTDVDGLYTANPSQDPTAKRLDRIEHISREMIEMAGGAGSSNGTGGMLTKLKAATLATESGVPVYICSSLKSDALIEAAEEQADGSYFLAEDKGLKTQKQWLAFYAESKGAVWVDAGAAQALLDHGKSLLISGVTKAEGDFSYHDIVSVYHQETGQLLGKGKVRFGQSAVRDLLQSKKAKGILIHRDDWISVTPEIELLFTEF comes from the coding sequence ATGAAAGCAAAACGAATCGTCTTTAAAGTAGGGACCTCGTCGTTGACCAATCCCGATGGGAGTCTCTCCAGACAGAAGGTCAAGGTCATTACGCAGCAGTTGGCTCTCTTACATGAATCGGGCCATGAGTTGATCTTGGTCTCATCAGGGGCGGTTGCTGCTGGATTTGGTGCCCTTGGTTTTAAGAAACGGCCGACCAAGGTGGCAGACAAGCAAGCTTCTGCGGCAGTTGGACAAGGCTTACTGATGGAAGAATACACAGCTAACCTGCTCTTACGCAACATTGTTTCTGCGCAGATTTTGTTGACCCAGGATGACTTTGCGGATCAGCGCCGCTATAAGAATGCCCACCAGGCCCTTTCTGTCTTGCTCAATCGTGGGGCCATCCCGATTATCAATGAAAACGATACGGTCTCGATTGCTGAGTTAAAAGTAGGAGACAATGATACCTTGAGTGCGCAGGTTGCAGCCATGGTTCAAGCTGATCTTTTGGTGCTTTTAACAGATGTCGATGGTCTCTATACAGCCAATCCTTCTCAGGATCCAACAGCTAAGCGCTTGGATCGAATCGAACACATTTCCCGTGAGATGATCGAGATGGCGGGTGGTGCTGGCAGTAGCAATGGGACTGGCGGTATGCTGACCAAACTCAAGGCAGCGACCCTTGCGACCGAGTCAGGGGTTCCTGTCTATATTTGCTCGTCTCTCAAGTCTGATGCCTTGATCGAAGCAGCAGAAGAGCAAGCAGATGGCAGTTACTTCCTTGCAGAGGACAAGGGCTTAAAAACCCAGAAGCAATGGCTAGCCTTTTATGCAGAAAGCAAAGGTGCTGTTTGGGTGGATGCTGGAGCAGCGCAAGCCCTGTTGGATCATGGAAAGAGTCTATTGATTTCTGGTGTGACCAAGGCAGAAGGGGATTTTTCTTATCACGACATCGTCAGCGTCTATCATCAAGAGACTGGTCAATTACTAGGAAAAGGCAAGGTCCGTTTCGGCCAATCAGCTGTGCGCGATCTACTCCAATCTAAAAAAGCTAAGGGAATCCTCATTCACCGGGATGATTGGATCTCGGTAACTCCTGAGATTGAACTACTCTTTACAGAATTTTAG